CTCACGGGGGAGGGGGGGAGTGCGGCGACGGGGCGGGACAGAAGTATGTAAACATCTTGCTGCGCCGCTTGCAAGCAATGCGAGGTGACAAACCGCGGCACGCGCGGATAGGCCGCGTTGGGACGCTCGGCGCTCGCGCCAGACTAATCGCGGCCGCGGTCGCGCAGGCGTCGGCTCACGCGGTCCAGCAGCTCCCGGTCCTCGAGGGATAGGCCGTCACGGCCAACGACGTGAAGCCGAGCGAGGATTTCATCGACGCGGCGTTCTTCGTCCCGCTCGCGCTCTTGCCGTTGACGTTCGCGATCGGCCTTGCGCTGCTCGAGCCAGCGGCGCAGCAAACCCGGCTGGCGCGGCTGGGCCGTGCTGACCGTCGTTTGCAAGTTGGCGAAGCCCGTCGAGAAATCTTCACTCAACGGCTGCTCGGCGCCGGTCTCGGCCTCGACGACTCGCTCGGCCTCCTGACGCGCGGCAAAGAAGACCAGCACGCCCAGCAGCGCCAGCGGCAACGTGGCAAATGGAAAGTGCCCATGCACCAGCCAGGCCGCCATCCATAGCGCCACCGCGGTTCCTTGCGCGGCCATCGACGTGACCAGCACCGCGGTGCGGTAACCGAGTTTGGGCCAGAGCAGCGCCCGCAACGCCCGGCTGCCATCAAGCGGAATGGCCGGCAGCAAGTTCACCACGGCCAATACCCAATTGATCCAGAATGTAGCATCGAGCAGCGCATCGAAGGTCACCGAGCCATCGGTGGCCGGCATGGGGGGAGCCAGCGGGTTCAAAAGCGGCGGCAGTTCGCCCACCCGACGGAGCAACAGCAGCGACGACAGCGCGCAGACCGCCAAGTTCATAATCGGCCCGGACAGGGCGATGACGAACTCGTGGTGCGGATGGTGTGACGCGCCGACGTTGGTCAACCCGCCGAGCGGCCACAACATCAACTGATCGACGGGCCGCCCGACGCGCCAAGCGCCAACACAGTGGCCGAACTCGTGGACCGCCACGCTCAGCAACAAAATGCCGGTGACGGCCAACATGTAGACCAGCGAGTCGTGCTGCAAGCCGAAGTGGATGGCAACGACCGCGAACAGGATAAAAAAGACGTGTAGGCGCACGTCCATGCCTGCCCAACGGCCGAACGAGATATTCCAAGACAGTAAATCGCGCATAGCGCTCGGCCTGTTCGGTCGGTCCATGATATCGCTTCCGACCCGGCAACCCGCGGGCCACCGGCGGCGACAAGCGAACTCTGTTATCCTATCACTGCCGGCGGACTCCGGCAAACGCTTCGGTTCAGCCCAGCCAGCGCACAGGTGTTGGAAATGCAGGAAGAAACGCTGTTAACGTGCCGGCGATTTCGCGTCGTGCGGCGTCGCTATCGAGCCGCCGACGGGACCGAGCATGTCCACGATTCGGTGCAACATCCCGGCGCGGTCACCATTGTGCCGATGGTCGATGACGAGCACGTGTGCCTGATTCGCAATCACCGCGTGGCGGTCGACGAAACGCTGATTGAACTGCCGGCGGGGACACTTGAGCCCAACGAGCCGCCCATCGAAACGGCGCGGCGCGAGCTGATCGAAGAGACCGGCTTCACGGCGGGGCGGATCGAGCCGCTGTGCCAGTTCTTCA
Above is a genomic segment from Planctomycetota bacterium containing:
- a CDS encoding NUDIX hydrolase, whose translation is MQEETLLTCRRFRVVRRRYRAADGTEHVHDSVQHPGAVTIVPMVDDEHVCLIRNHRVAVDETLIELPAGTLEPNEPPIETARRELIEETGFTAGRIEPLCQFFMSPGILNERMHVFLALDLKPGPTRRESGEEIENLVVTWGEALRLCESGEIQDAKSLAAILFYDRFRRRR